The Pseudomonadota bacterium DNA segment AAGAACTTGTCGGTCAATCGATTCAACGCATATACAAACCGCCCGTTGACGACACTTCCCCGGGAACTATCTTTGATCACGAGTCCATCAGCAGCGTAGAATCCAATTTTATAAAAAAATCAGGAGCGGAAGTCACCGTGCTGCTGTCCTCCGCTACCCTTCGTGACGGTGATGGTCAATTGCAGGGCTGGGTTCTAGTCGCCCAGGACATCACCGAGCGGAAAATTGCCGAGGAGGTCCTTGCCGAGAAAACCCGCGAACTCGGAAGATCAAATGCCGAACTCCAGCAGTTTGCCAATATCGCCTCCCACGACCTGCAGGAACCGCTCAGAAAGGTATTGAGTTTTGGTGAACGGCTCAACGATCTATATGGTGAACGGCTGGATGAAAAAGGACGTGACTACCTGGAGCGGATGCGGATTGCAAGCTATCGAATGCAGCAGTTTATCGAAGACCTTCTTTCTTTCTCAAGGGTCACGACCAAGGCCAAACCCTTCCAGAAAACAGATCTCAATCAGGTCATCGCCGAAGTGCTTTCAATTCTTGAGGTCAGGCTCGAAGAAAGTGGCGGCAGGGTAGAATCAGAAGAACTTGCAACGATAGATGCCGACACCTTTCAGATTAAGCAAATCTTTCAGAACCTGATTGCCAACGCCCTGAAATTTAACAGGAAAGGCGTGCCTCCCAGAATAAGTATCTCCGGCTCTTACCTGCAAACAGTGGAAAAAGACGCCAATTCCTCCGGAAAGTACAACAATGGAATATATCAGATCACGATCAAGGACAACGGGATAGGCTTTGAGAACCAGTACAGCGAACGGATTTTCGGCATTTTTCAGCGACTGCACGGTAAAAACGAATATGCCGGGACCGGCATCGGTCTTTCAGTCTGCCAGAAAATCGTCGAACGCCACAACGGAACGATCAAGGCAAAAGGTGTCCCCGGAGAGGGCGCCACCTTTATCATCTCCCTGCCGGTCAAGCAGACCACCCTTAAATAAAACCTGAATTCGTGAGCGTTCGAGAGCGGCACGGATTCAGGGAAGAGGCATCAGCTGCTCATTTCCTCCAGTTGCTCTTTCCTTCCAACCTGTCAATCTCGCGGTGATAAGAAACACTTCTCCCGCATTCTTTCAGCATGGTGCAGGCGAGAACAAGGTTGAGCATGGTAATGAAGATCGTGATCACATCAATCGAATCAAGATTGAGCATGATATAGACCCAGTTACCGGCAATCAGCGTAAAGGCGATGATCCGCACCGGCAGAACCAGATTCAGGCAGATCACCCCGCGACTCCTGGGGTTCAACTTTTCGAGCAACCCTCGGCAGCAGCCCATATTTAGAACCTTTTCCTCATGATATCATCCGCCCGGCAGCGATCTTACAATTCCCACCCCGGAAAAGATCTGGTACAGGCAGAGCAGGAGGACTATGAGATTGTTGATGGCATGAAGGGCCGGAAGAACTATTCTCTTTGCCGGATTCAGGTACAGATAAAACCCGCTGAAAAGCGCAAAAAGAAGGAAAGGGATCAAGGCCATTGCCATGTTCCCATGCATGCCGACGAGTATCTGAATGCCTTTATCCTCAAACCGGGAGACAATGATCTCGGCCGCTGCGATGCCACTCAGCATCGAGACGAGTGAGGCAGCGCCAATGATGACGTGCAGATCACGCCTGAAAGGGACGGTTTTGCCGAAATGGAGGGTTCGAGTTCTCTGAAATCCAAGCCAGGCGGCATAAAAAGCCAGGAGTATTGCCGCAAACTCAACCATCGGGTGAACCTTGAGGATCAACATTTCAATCACCTCCGGAAACGGGAATTTCACATCTCAAATTTTTCAAGCCGGTAGATCAGAACATGCCTCGGGATTTTAAGTAGCCGGGCCGCCTCGGAACGGTTGCCGCCGCTTTTCTGCAGCGCCTTGCTGATCAGTTCCTTTTCAACCTCTTCAAGGGAGATCCCTGAATCAGGTATTTCAAGATTCAGGACCCCACCGGATTTTTCAGGGCCGGGTGTCCCGCCGCCAAGCCCCATCACCTCTGCCGTGATCTCATCTCCGCGTCTTAAGATAAATCCCCGCTCCACCGCGTTCTGCAGTTCCCTGATATTGCCAGGCCAGCTGTAATGACGCATCACATCAAGGGTCTGGCGATTAAAACCGACAGTCGCCGGGGCATTGAGTTTCTTCAGGAAATGCTTCGCGAGAGGACCGATATCCTCGGGCCGCTCCCGTAATGCCGGAATATCGAGAAGGATGACGCCCAGCCGATAATAGAGATCTTCGCGGAATTCACCGGTCGCGGTGAGCGCTTTCAGATCACGATTGGTGGCGGCGATGATCCGGACATCGATATTCTCAACCCGGTCGGAACCCACCGGTTCAACTTCCCGCTCCTGAATGGCGCGAAGCAGTTTGGCCTGCATATCGGGCTTGATCTCCCCTATTTCATCAAGAAACAGAGTCCCTCCCCGGGCAACCTGGAACCGGCCTTTGCGATTGGCAACCGCGCCGGTAAATGCGCCTTTGACATGGCCGAACAACTCGCTTTCAATCAACGTGTCGGGGATGGCCGCGCAATTGACCGCCACCATCACCCCCTGACTCCGCGCGCTCCTGCTGTGGATCAAACGGGCCAGAACCTCCTTGCCGGTTCCGGATTCCCCGGAGATCAGGACGGTGGCCTCGCTTTCCGCCACCCGCAGGGCAACGTCAAGTAGTTCAGCCATGGCGGAGTTTGCGGTCACCATTCCTTCCACGCCGGTCAATCGGTCAACCTCTTCGGAAAGCACCCGGTTTTGTGAACGGAGGGTTTTCATCTCCAGGGCTTTCCGGCACGACATCCGCAGGGTTTCCCGATCAAAGGGCTTGGTGATGAAATTGAAGGCGCCCTGCCCCATGGCCTTGACCGCCATGTCGATGGTGCCGTAAGCGGTGATGACGATCACCGGGGTGTCCGGCGAATCCTTCTTGATCCTGGCCAGAATCTCCAGGCCGTTCATATCGCCCAGTTCCACATCGGTCACCACCAGATCGGGGTCGATACCGGAAAAAAGCTGCAGCCCTTCCTTCCCCGATGCTGCGGCATGGACCTCAAAACCTGCGGCGGTCAGATTATAATCGGTAACCCGCCGCAGGCTGTCATCGTCATCTATCAGTAAAATTCGACCGGACATTGATATCCCCTGTTCGTTTATTGATCATCCAGAGCATTGCCCCCCGGCTCATCGTCTTCCGGCCAGGGCAGAACCACCGTAAAGCAGGCCCCGCCGCTGACGCTTTCGGTCAGAACTATCCTGCCGCCGTAACTTTCAACTATTTTCGCGCTGATCGACAGGCCAAGGCCGGAGCCATGATCCTTGCCGGACACAAACGGCTTGAAGATCTCCTCTCTGAATTCCCGCGGAACTCCCGGCCCGTTATCGCAGATGGAAATTTCAATGCAGTCCTCCTCTGAACGGACATCCAGCCGGATCTCACCTTTTTCCGGCAGAACATCTATGGCGTTCAGGATAATATTCAGAAAAACCTGTGACATTTTGTTGCCGTCCACCAGAAAGGTGTCGCAATTCTCACAGGAGGAGATGACAAAACTCACCTTCTTTTTCTTCAGATGGGTCTCCAGAAGCCTGGACACCCGATGCAACACATCGTGGAGGGGTTCTCCCTGCGCTTCACGGTCATGGCGTGCCTTGCCCGAAGAATATTGCAGGATTTCACTGAGCGTCACATTGAGACGGTCGACCTCCTTCAGGAGAATCTCTCCAAATTCCCTTTTCGGATGATCCGCCGGGAACTCATCGAGAATGATCTCGGCAGTCCCCCTGATCGAACTGAGCGGGTTCTTGATCTCATGGGCAAGGGAAGCCGACAGCTTGCCAAGGGCCGAGAACTTCTGGCTTTCACCGAGCTGCTCTTCAACTTCAAGCAACATGGCGCTTTCCCGATGCAGTTTTTTGTACGATTCTTCAAGCTTTTCAGAGAGATTCTGATACTTCACCCTGAGCCTCGCCTCCCGACTGGCGATAAAACCCGTTACTGTACCGGCCGCAATATAGAGAACAACCTCAAGCAGTTCGTTCAGATAAATTCTCGGGTCATCACCGATATAGAGGAGAAGGTGGGGAATGAAGGCGACCGACGAAAGAACCGAGAAAAAAAGCCCGCCCCGGATCCCGAACCAGATCCCCCCCATGACGATCGGAAAATAGCTGAGCCTTCTGTAGGTCCCGTGGTAGACCCCGAGTTCTCCCGGGGTGAAGAAATGGAGCAGTCCGATCGCAATGACGACAAGCAGCAGACTGCCGAACATTATTTTACGCGACAACTGTATCATGTGATCAATACTCACTCTTTTCAACCGGATAACCGGCTTTTTCCCAGCCCACGAAATTACCCTGCAGATGGCGCAGATTGCTGAACCCAGCCACTTTCAGAAAAAAAGCGGCCAGAACAGCCCTGGGACCATGGGCACAGTATACCACTACTTCCTGGTTCCTGCTCGAAACAGGCACCCGGTCCAGATGAAACGGCAGGGACAGAACCGGGATATGCACGGCACCGGGTATATGCCCCCTGTCATATTCACCTCTAGTCCGCACATCAATAATGACAGGATCAGATCTACCCCCACGACTGGCGGAGAAAGCCTCCCTGCTC contains these protein-coding regions:
- a CDS encoding sigma-54 dependent transcriptional regulator, with the protein product MSGRILLIDDDDSLRRVTDYNLTAAGFEVHAAASGKEGLQLFSGIDPDLVVTDVELGDMNGLEILARIKKDSPDTPVIVITAYGTIDMAVKAMGQGAFNFITKPFDRETLRMSCRKALEMKTLRSQNRVLSEEVDRLTGVEGMVTANSAMAELLDVALRVAESEATVLISGESGTGKEVLARLIHSRSARSQGVMVAVNCAAIPDTLIESELFGHVKGAFTGAVANRKGRFQVARGGTLFLDEIGEIKPDMQAKLLRAIQEREVEPVGSDRVENIDVRIIAATNRDLKALTATGEFREDLYYRLGVILLDIPALRERPEDIGPLAKHFLKKLNAPATVGFNRQTLDVMRHYSWPGNIRELQNAVERGFILRRGDEITAEVMGLGGGTPGPEKSGGVLNLEIPDSGISLEEVEKELISKALQKSGGNRSEAARLLKIPRHVLIYRLEKFEM
- a CDS encoding rhodanese-like domain-containing protein, coding for MASMIHNLSMINRCFLLLGLLLLHGCAVQVSREAFSASRGGRSDPVIIDVRTRGEYDRGHIPGAVHIPVLSLPFHLDRVPVSSRNQEVVVYCAHGPRAVLAAFFLKVAGFSNLRHLQGNFVGWEKAGYPVEKSEY
- a CDS encoding sensor histidine kinase translates to MSRKIMFGSLLLVVIAIGLLHFFTPGELGVYHGTYRRLSYFPIVMGGIWFGIRGGLFFSVLSSVAFIPHLLLYIGDDPRIYLNELLEVVLYIAAGTVTGFIASREARLRVKYQNLSEKLEESYKKLHRESAMLLEVEEQLGESQKFSALGKLSASLAHEIKNPLSSIRGTAEIILDEFPADHPKREFGEILLKEVDRLNVTLSEILQYSSGKARHDREAQGEPLHDVLHRVSRLLETHLKKKKVSFVISSCENCDTFLVDGNKMSQVFLNIILNAIDVLPEKGEIRLDVRSEEDCIEISICDNGPGVPREFREEIFKPFVSGKDHGSGLGLSISAKIVESYGGRIVLTESVSGGACFTVVLPWPEDDEPGGNALDDQ